The following proteins come from a genomic window of Shewanella halifaxensis HAW-EB4:
- a CDS encoding LysR family transcriptional regulator, which translates to MISITYAGPKRLFVKQLDFNLLRVLEVLLEEQSVTAAASRLHLSQSAVSKQLSKLRETFDDQLFERTAYGLKATPRALQLAPELREVLQKLDQFTRPSTFDPAESQRRFRMHIVETAYSLTYPHFMPKLLKAAPQVSINGHTWSHTSMDMLLRCEIDMGIICREWDKRSLLHMNNLPEELGATELIRDYPVCLLRRDHPALKEPWNLDTFLKYRHLQVAFGGLEHWLLDDVLRLDHLQRDIAVNMTDFNCAMDLCENSDLILCAPRKYIQQMVANYDLVCLDVPVHVEPGAYVLVWHKHFNLDPSHRWLRNLIVDGVQTQAAAIESGR; encoded by the coding sequence ATGATAAGCATAACTTACGCTGGCCCTAAAAGGTTGTTTGTGAAACAGTTGGATTTCAATTTACTCAGAGTGTTAGAAGTGCTGCTTGAAGAGCAGAGCGTGACGGCTGCTGCGTCGAGACTACATTTGAGTCAGTCCGCGGTGAGTAAGCAGCTGAGTAAACTGAGGGAAACCTTCGATGACCAGTTGTTTGAACGCACGGCCTATGGCTTAAAAGCCACGCCCCGTGCTTTGCAGTTGGCGCCTGAGTTGAGAGAGGTACTGCAAAAGCTTGATCAATTTACTCGACCCAGTACCTTTGACCCGGCTGAGAGTCAGCGTCGCTTTCGTATGCATATTGTTGAAACCGCCTACTCGCTAACCTACCCCCACTTTATGCCAAAGCTGCTAAAAGCCGCGCCTCAGGTGAGTATTAATGGTCATACTTGGTCGCATACCAGTATGGACATGCTGCTACGCTGTGAAATTGATATGGGTATTATCTGCCGTGAGTGGGATAAGCGCTCCTTGCTGCATATGAACAACTTACCGGAAGAGCTCGGAGCGACAGAGCTTATTCGTGACTATCCTGTGTGCCTGCTAAGGCGCGATCATCCTGCACTGAAGGAACCGTGGAACTTAGATACTTTTCTAAAATACCGTCATCTGCAAGTGGCCTTTGGTGGCTTGGAGCACTGGCTGCTCGATGATGTACTACGTCTAGATCATCTACAGCGCGATATCGCGGTCAATATGACCGACTTTAATTGTGCGATGGACTTGTGTGAGAACAGCGATCTTATCTTGTGTGCGCCGCGAAAATATATTCAGCAGATGGTGGCAAACTATGACTTGGTTTGCCTCGATGTCCCTGTGCATGTTGAGCCTGGTGCCTATGTCTTAGTCTGGCATAAGCACTTTAATTTAGATCCGAGCCATCGCTGGCTGCGCAACTTAATTGTTGATGGGGTACAAACACAAGCGGCAGCTATCGAGTCTGGTCGCTAG
- a CDS encoding LysR family transcriptional regulator, translated as MINNTVIYHFYYSAKFSSFSKAASFLKTTQPNVSSSIIALEKRMGTKLFERQSHGVRLTPAGSDIYLKAEAVIISLNDMNSALSQINRKSVIKIATQPRLYEKYLSSKLTPEFIEEFFIQINTGELATIKGWMDSGDVDLVITEGIFHNHPIFEHVDELDNLKFFWAKKRGIEFAAPIPTFVHSDVWNHWHDLSECMYNNPDFRKVMVIDTPDFSCKLIERGMGIGLLPEQIILNNDMLEKCVGPTEGDIDGPIAIYVNQERKLELQQIGLTNKIISNNSEG; from the coding sequence ATGATTAACAATACGGTAATTTATCATTTTTATTATTCTGCAAAGTTCTCGTCTTTCTCAAAAGCCGCCAGTTTTTTAAAGACAACGCAGCCAAATGTAAGTTCTAGCATTATTGCTTTAGAGAAAAGGATGGGTACTAAACTATTTGAACGACAAAGCCACGGAGTCCGATTGACTCCTGCAGGAAGTGATATTTACCTAAAGGCTGAAGCCGTTATTATTTCGCTTAATGATATGAACTCAGCATTGTCGCAGATTAATAGAAAGTCGGTTATTAAAATTGCAACTCAGCCTAGATTGTATGAAAAGTATTTGTCATCTAAGTTAACGCCGGAGTTCATCGAAGAGTTTTTTATTCAAATTAATACTGGCGAACTGGCAACGATTAAAGGCTGGATGGACTCGGGTGATGTCGACCTAGTTATTACCGAGGGGATATTCCATAATCACCCCATATTTGAACATGTTGATGAACTGGATAATCTTAAGTTTTTTTGGGCAAAGAAGAGAGGCATTGAGTTTGCAGCTCCTATCCCTACCTTTGTGCATTCTGATGTATGGAATCATTGGCATGATCTGAGCGAGTGTATGTATAACAACCCAGACTTCAGAAAGGTCATGGTGATCGACACGCCAGACTTTTCTTGTAAATTAATCGAGCGGGGTATGGGGATCGGTCTATTACCTGAACAGATTATTCTGAATAACGACATGCTTGAAAAATGTGTTGGACCGACAGAGGGAGATATCGATGGCCCTATTGCTATCTATGTTAATCAAGAGCGCAAGTTGGAATTACAGCAAATAGGCTTAACTAATAAAATTATCTCTAACAACAGTGAAGGGTGA
- a CDS encoding methyl-accepting chemotaxis protein — MDEEYQYPANYNLISITSPSSHIKYASPHFSEVAGFADGELVGLPHNVVRHPDMPKAAFKDLWGHLQSGNHWMGMVKNSRKGGGYYWVDAFASPIKNNGEIVEMQSVRFKPERIHVTRAEAIYKQLSNDKKPFRLSIGLRTRLWQRSAFFYGIAALVSYAIAMFSQNTAITLASFFVMATLISYLLTRPLERLAKESRKEFNNPLMELIYTGKVNDFSEIELAMKMRKQHVKALIGRVNISVMEACDKTLDNAKLATENNHKVTEHLNTQKTEIEMVATAVNEMQAASTEISQNAQGTAEATMQTQTTMSDNLECINQVNKSMLELVEELASISSTVVSLDKQTQQISSVIDVINGIAEQTNLLALNAAIEAARAGDSGRGFAVVSDEVRTLAQRTQVATTEIQTAIEQIQNNSQVAVKSLEVGNDKSSKTVDIINTSLAKIGELEELIEGIVERNQQIAVAIEEQVYVCNEVNTNVQMVNCKVSESYDLITVTNTLNQEVESSTSDLSDTIRNFNM; from the coding sequence ATGGACGAAGAGTACCAGTATCCCGCCAATTACAATTTAATCTCAATCACGTCTCCTTCTAGTCATATTAAATATGCCAGCCCGCATTTTTCTGAAGTAGCGGGATTTGCAGATGGTGAGCTTGTTGGTCTTCCTCATAATGTTGTTAGACATCCGGACATGCCAAAGGCCGCGTTTAAAGATCTTTGGGGTCACTTGCAGAGTGGCAACCATTGGATGGGAATGGTGAAAAACAGCCGTAAGGGCGGAGGTTATTATTGGGTGGATGCATTCGCATCGCCGATAAAAAACAATGGTGAAATTGTTGAGATGCAATCGGTGCGCTTTAAGCCTGAGCGTATTCATGTCACTAGAGCCGAGGCGATATATAAGCAGCTCTCAAACGACAAAAAACCCTTTCGTTTAAGCATCGGCTTGAGAACAAGGCTTTGGCAGCGCAGCGCCTTTTTCTATGGCATCGCGGCACTTGTCTCGTATGCGATTGCGATGTTTTCCCAAAATACCGCTATCACGCTGGCATCCTTCTTTGTGATGGCGACTCTGATTAGCTATCTGTTAACTCGTCCCTTAGAGCGACTCGCAAAAGAGTCCCGTAAAGAATTTAATAACCCGCTGATGGAGTTAATTTACACGGGCAAGGTTAATGATTTTTCTGAGATAGAGTTGGCAATGAAAATGCGCAAGCAACATGTTAAGGCATTGATTGGTCGGGTCAATATCTCGGTGATGGAGGCCTGTGATAAGACCTTAGATAACGCAAAGTTAGCCACAGAAAACAACCATAAAGTGACTGAGCACTTGAACACACAGAAAACGGAAATTGAAATGGTGGCCACGGCAGTCAATGAGATGCAGGCGGCGTCGACTGAAATCTCACAAAATGCTCAGGGTACTGCCGAAGCGACAATGCAGACTCAAACGACCATGTCAGATAACTTGGAGTGCATTAACCAGGTTAATAAGTCGATGCTGGAGCTAGTGGAGGAGTTGGCTTCAATTTCTAGTACCGTGGTATCACTCGATAAGCAGACTCAGCAAATCAGTTCGGTGATCGACGTGATTAATGGCATTGCCGAACAAACCAATTTATTAGCATTGAATGCGGCGATTGAGGCGGCTCGAGCCGGGGATTCTGGCCGTGGTTTTGCGGTAGTGTCTGATGAGGTGCGTACCTTAGCCCAGCGGACTCAAGTGGCAACAACGGAGATCCAGACCGCGATAGAACAGATCCAAAATAATAGTCAAGTTGCGGTTAAGTCACTAGAGGTCGGCAATGACAAATCGAGCAAGACGGTCGATATCATCAATACATCACTGGCTAAAATTGGTGAATTAGAAGAACTCATAGAGGGCATTGTGGAACGTAATCAGCAAATTGCCGTTGCGATTGAAGAACAAGTGTATGTCTGTAATGAAGTGAACACCAATGTGCAGATGGTCAATTGTAAGGTGTCAGAATCTTATGATCTTATTACCGTTACCAACACTTTAAACCAAGAGGTTGAAAGCAGCACCAGTGACCTATCCGATACGATTAGAAATTTTAATATGTAG
- a CDS encoding DUF5666 domain-containing protein: MKKVALVSTLALILTACGGGSDNSDNGNGDNGNGGGTVTAPAAVKGTIDSVDAAKNQVVVNGYSYDVAGVMYGDVKLNTSDLQPNMMVQIGGQQAFAATAATAAVQVNLEPTITGKVTAIDAAAGTFDVNGISLTYKLSDEIDLGDWVMVSSLPTANAGYKVLSVVKFENADLVNHYEVEGRLSSLDDNAKSFKLGAALTVDYSAAQIEDNAILANGQWVEVEGTMNVNTLDATQVEVEDYSDLANDTEVEGIVTWVDVQKAAFELNYQGRFVVNAQTKFEDGVKANLVQGALVEVTSVKNGTTQVATEVEFDDDHSTGDDNTGNWKEFEQEGFATSIDAVSQSFIVNGMTVFVDASTQYEDGIRFDTLSQQRIEVEGVVINGQNIAREIEADND, translated from the coding sequence ATGAAAAAAGTAGCTTTAGTTTCAACACTTGCTCTGATTTTAACTGCTTGCGGCGGTGGAAGCGACAATTCTGACAATGGTAATGGCGATAACGGTAATGGCGGCGGTACTGTTACAGCTCCTGCAGCGGTTAAAGGTACAATTGACTCAGTCGATGCTGCGAAGAATCAAGTTGTCGTAAATGGCTATAGCTATGACGTTGCCGGTGTTATGTACGGCGACGTTAAACTAAATACCTCTGATCTGCAGCCTAACATGATGGTGCAGATCGGTGGCCAACAAGCATTTGCTGCAACGGCTGCAACTGCTGCAGTTCAAGTTAATCTTGAGCCGACGATTACAGGTAAGGTAACTGCCATTGATGCGGCTGCTGGTACTTTTGATGTGAACGGCATCAGCTTAACCTATAAGTTGTCTGACGAAATTGATCTAGGCGATTGGGTGATGGTGTCTTCACTGCCAACGGCTAATGCGGGTTACAAAGTCTTGTCTGTGGTTAAGTTTGAAAATGCAGACTTAGTTAATCACTACGAAGTTGAAGGTCGTTTATCTAGCTTAGACGATAACGCCAAGAGCTTTAAGTTAGGTGCTGCGTTAACGGTTGACTACTCTGCTGCACAAATTGAAGACAATGCAATACTTGCAAACGGTCAGTGGGTTGAAGTGGAAGGCACAATGAATGTGAATACACTCGATGCCACTCAAGTGGAAGTTGAAGATTATAGCGATCTTGCAAACGACACCGAAGTTGAAGGTATTGTGACTTGGGTTGATGTGCAAAAAGCAGCGTTTGAGCTTAACTACCAAGGCCGCTTTGTTGTTAATGCTCAAACTAAGTTTGAAGATGGCGTGAAGGCTAACTTAGTGCAAGGTGCTTTAGTAGAAGTCACTTCAGTTAAGAATGGTACGACTCAAGTTGCCACTGAAGTTGAGTTCGATGATGATCACTCTACAGGTGACGACAATACAGGCAATTGGAAAGAGTTCGAGCAAGAAGGTTTTGCGACCTCTATCGATGCCGTGTCTCAAAGCTTTATTGTTAACGGCATGACAGTTTTTGTTGATGCCAGCACGCAATATGAAGACGGTATTCGCTTTGACACACTAAGTCAGCAACGAATCGAAGTTGAAGGCGTAGTGATTAACGGCCAAAACATTGCTCGTGAAATCGAAGCCGATAACGATTAA
- a CDS encoding response regulator transcription factor, which translates to MKVLIVDDSHNLSETIADYLELEGMVIDCAYHGEAAINLVSENSYDVIIMDIMMPKIDGITAVRKLREEQYCNTPILFLTAKDSLDDKVAAFKAGGDDYLLKPFAMEELSLRLHALSNRGPRQDIGTLSFADIKINTQTNIVTRAEQPIKLSRIQLKILKVLIKRAPGIVSRQDVSDAVWGDESPPSDALRSHIYGLRTALNKSFEQSRLETIHGQGYRLKA; encoded by the coding sequence ATGAAAGTTCTAATTGTTGATGACAGCCATAACCTAAGTGAAACAATCGCCGACTATTTAGAACTCGAGGGGATGGTGATTGACTGTGCCTACCATGGCGAAGCTGCCATAAACTTGGTGTCTGAGAATAGTTACGATGTGATTATTATGGATATCATGATGCCAAAGATTGATGGTATCACCGCAGTGCGAAAACTACGGGAAGAGCAGTATTGCAATACCCCCATTTTATTCTTAACAGCTAAAGATAGCCTCGACGATAAAGTCGCCGCCTTTAAAGCCGGAGGCGATGACTATCTACTCAAACCGTTTGCCATGGAGGAGCTGAGTCTACGCCTGCATGCACTAAGTAACCGCGGCCCGAGGCAAGATATCGGCACATTGTCGTTTGCCGACATCAAAATTAACACCCAAACTAATATCGTCACCCGAGCCGAGCAACCCATTAAGCTCAGTCGTATTCAGTTGAAAATATTGAAGGTATTGATAAAGAGAGCCCCGGGAATTGTCAGTCGACAAGATGTCAGCGACGCCGTCTGGGGGGATGAGTCGCCACCAAGTGATGCGCTTCGGAGTCATATCTACGGCCTAAGAACCGCCCTTAATAAAAGCTTCGAACAATCACGATTAGAGACTATTCATGGACAAGGTTACCGCCTCAAAGCATAA
- a CDS encoding cytochrome c3 family protein has protein sequence MRTSFAVAVIATLLSCSALAAKPSIKQHHIDALGDDMNCRTCHTTKGAFERPSDQACIDCHGGMHDIPTEPNRFDKNPHNSHHYEDLLECMVCHSEHQPSKDICSDCHKVEFNNLK, from the coding sequence ATGAGAACCTCTTTTGCCGTTGCCGTCATCGCAACCTTACTGTCTTGCAGTGCTTTAGCCGCAAAGCCGAGCATTAAACAACATCATATCGATGCTCTTGGCGATGACATGAACTGCCGTACCTGCCATACAACCAAGGGCGCATTTGAACGCCCAAGCGATCAGGCTTGTATCGATTGTCATGGCGGCATGCATGATATCCCGACTGAGCCAAATCGCTTCGATAAGAATCCACACAATTCGCATCACTATGAAGACTTGCTTGAGTGCATGGTATGCCACTCTGAGCACCAGCCTTCAAAAGATATTTGCTCCGATTGTCACAAAGTCGAATTTAACAATCTCAAATAA
- a CDS encoding flavocytochrome c, with translation MKRREFLTKSMGVTAAMALPFSTTAVASENSWDREYDLIIVGSGFAGLAAAYSANKAGIKNILVLEKMETWGGNSAICGGIACMPNTSLQKKHGIEDSPELMIKDMVKAGRGFNHPELCKTLATEAHTVYDMLIGCGVEFMDKIIRLGGHSAPRAHIPANASGGGIVVPMHKYLLDKGVQFQNRTQVTTLLRDKHNAITGVAVQEKFDFDTEKFKSEQTYKSRHGVIVATGGWGQDKQFVKTTMPIYAHLEATAQPGATAGMIKSLLAVGSLPIMIDMYQLGPWASPDERGAGPASFFADYSFSEGIAIDPMTGKRFMNELADRRTRAEAQLVVLEKGTENKPNFPFTFCSEATTQRAEGFKGAYRDGAVNKSNSVAELAKRHGVDEAILAQSIADWNEIVEGKPDPFNKPLDRRTELKPPFYSLRLSPKLHYCMGGVAITPNAEVIDATTCEPIKGLFAAGEVAGGTHGMDRLGGCSSVDGLVFGQIAGRTAANYKANV, from the coding sequence ATGAAAAGAAGAGAATTTCTAACTAAAAGCATGGGTGTCACCGCAGCCATGGCTTTACCTTTTTCAACGACAGCCGTTGCATCGGAAAATAGTTGGGATCGTGAGTATGACTTAATCATTGTCGGCAGTGGCTTTGCAGGATTAGCAGCAGCCTACTCAGCGAACAAAGCAGGAATAAAAAACATACTCGTTCTCGAAAAGATGGAAACTTGGGGTGGCAACTCGGCTATCTGCGGCGGTATCGCCTGTATGCCAAACACGTCACTCCAGAAAAAGCACGGTATCGAAGACTCACCAGAACTCATGATTAAAGACATGGTAAAAGCTGGTCGTGGGTTCAATCACCCAGAGCTATGTAAAACCCTAGCGACTGAGGCTCATACCGTTTACGACATGCTAATTGGCTGTGGCGTTGAATTTATGGATAAAATTATCCGTCTTGGTGGACACAGCGCACCAAGAGCCCATATCCCAGCCAATGCATCTGGTGGCGGAATTGTGGTACCGATGCACAAATACCTGCTCGATAAAGGTGTCCAGTTCCAAAACCGCACTCAAGTCACCACATTGCTGCGTGATAAGCACAACGCGATTACAGGCGTTGCCGTACAGGAAAAATTCGACTTCGATACAGAAAAGTTCAAGAGTGAGCAGACCTACAAGTCTCGCCACGGTGTTATCGTTGCAACAGGTGGTTGGGGTCAAGATAAGCAGTTTGTTAAAACCACCATGCCTATCTATGCACACCTAGAAGCCACGGCTCAACCTGGCGCAACGGCAGGCATGATCAAATCACTACTCGCGGTAGGCTCATTACCTATCATGATCGACATGTATCAACTTGGCCCTTGGGCTTCTCCTGATGAGCGTGGAGCGGGGCCTGCCTCTTTCTTTGCCGACTACTCATTTAGCGAAGGCATTGCCATCGACCCGATGACGGGTAAACGCTTTATGAATGAACTTGCCGATCGCCGCACTCGCGCCGAAGCACAGTTAGTAGTGTTGGAGAAAGGCACTGAAAACAAACCTAACTTCCCATTTACTTTCTGTAGCGAAGCGACCACTCAACGTGCCGAAGGGTTTAAGGGAGCTTACCGTGATGGCGCGGTTAACAAGTCGAACTCTGTTGCTGAACTCGCCAAGCGTCACGGTGTCGATGAGGCGATACTCGCCCAATCTATCGCAGATTGGAATGAGATTGTCGAAGGCAAGCCCGATCCATTTAACAAGCCGTTAGATAGAAGAACCGAGTTAAAGCCACCATTTTACTCACTTAGATTGTCACCTAAGTTGCATTACTGCATGGGCGGCGTAGCAATTACTCCAAACGCCGAAGTTATCGATGCAACGACATGTGAACCGATTAAAGGTTTGTTTGCGGCCGGCGAAGTTGCCGGAGGTACTCACGGTATGGATCGCTTAGGGGGTTGTTCGTCAGTTGACGGTTTAGTTTTTGGTCAGATTGCAGGCAGAACTGCAGCAAATTATAAGGCGAACGTATAA
- a CDS encoding sensor histidine kinase, whose translation MDKVTASKHKHFPSIYRKIRWSFGLMTFAMFSLFWSVIYIAENQIELISLHHWLDTESSRYSRDYKTHGEHATRPNDSEFTSYWSEKPLPEWLKAYQVPGFYEHQLGDEDKHFIVKPHPSGTGLMYILFQDDSDDYLDDYEEHLHDYILILGLLIGLLMTIYSLYFIRALSKPLNIIEQKISQMSPDDPPFGVDTRFVETRNIEQTLVDSRNNINGFFQREKEFSHFASHELRTPITVVKGSAELLAKIPDQHPLAVNAVKRLLRASDEMQVLTETFLLLGKETIDPRYFDDFSLEQALRKQLAEMEVLFAKQGSSYNLSIEQAAMIHAPQSFIAIVLNNVIKNAFSYSIGDIEIVLTGYTLTITNRHEGNETYNAGYGVGLVIVERICERMGWGYQPHDNGVEFRTTLVFSAKGETL comes from the coding sequence ATGGACAAGGTTACCGCCTCAAAGCATAAGCACTTCCCAAGCATCTACCGAAAGATCCGTTGGAGTTTCGGTTTGATGACCTTTGCTATGTTCAGCCTATTTTGGTCGGTGATCTATATTGCCGAGAACCAAATTGAGCTCATCAGTCTGCACCACTGGTTAGACACAGAATCCTCACGTTACAGCCGAGACTACAAAACTCACGGCGAACATGCCACGCGCCCCAATGACAGTGAGTTCACCAGCTATTGGAGTGAAAAGCCACTCCCTGAGTGGCTTAAAGCTTACCAAGTGCCGGGATTTTATGAGCATCAACTCGGCGATGAAGATAAGCATTTTATTGTTAAACCCCACCCTTCAGGCACAGGCTTAATGTATATCCTGTTTCAAGATGACTCCGACGACTACCTCGATGATTATGAGGAGCATCTGCACGATTACATCTTGATCTTAGGCCTGCTTATCGGCTTATTAATGACAATTTATAGCCTGTATTTTATCCGCGCCCTATCAAAGCCACTGAACATTATTGAGCAGAAAATCAGTCAGATGTCGCCAGATGATCCCCCCTTTGGCGTCGATACTCGGTTTGTCGAGACCCGTAATATCGAACAAACCCTGGTAGATAGTCGAAATAATATCAACGGCTTCTTTCAACGTGAAAAGGAGTTCAGTCACTTTGCTTCCCATGAGCTGAGAACCCCGATTACGGTGGTAAAAGGCTCGGCCGAGTTACTGGCAAAAATTCCCGACCAGCACCCACTGGCGGTCAACGCCGTAAAGCGTCTGCTGCGGGCCAGCGACGAGATGCAGGTGCTCACCGAAACATTCTTACTACTCGGTAAGGAGACGATTGACCCACGTTACTTTGATGACTTCAGTTTAGAGCAAGCATTACGTAAACAGCTGGCTGAGATGGAGGTCTTATTCGCAAAGCAAGGCAGCAGCTACAATCTATCGATAGAGCAAGCTGCAATGATACACGCACCGCAAAGCTTTATTGCCATCGTGCTTAATAACGTCATTAAAAACGCCTTTAGCTACAGCATAGGCGATATCGAAATCGTGCTCACGGGGTATACTCTGACGATTACCAACCGGCATGAGGGTAATGAGACTTACAATGCGGGATATGGTGTTGGACTGGTCATTGTCGAGCGGATCTGTGAACGCATGGGGTGGGGTTATCAACCTCATGATAACGGGGTTGAGTTTCGCACCACCTTGGTGTTTTCTGCTAAAGGGGAGACCCTTTAG
- a CDS encoding HAL/PAL/TAL family ammonia-lyase translates to MKKSVFAMLIAASLPLSVNAATHTLDGRSLTVDQLWEIAQPGEDVTISKTGWQRINAGYKAPIHAAADGRSIYGLTVNYGALKDQRVAGTSVEDEPNFTASIKFNERQMRIQAAGVEPFISERESKMAMIIRLNQMAAGYTAMSTEGAQAFIDYINADVTPLIPSRGSSGANDLSLATHIGLSLMGEWDVMYKGERRNSKEVRDELDLKPYRPFGLDGISILSNGNVAEAQNIAAVKKAEHLLEISPIIIASSLEALNGNVSPFLWHTVDTKGWPQGHEAAEAILGALKGSYLWELDSKRNLQDPLSFRSSGYILATAKEELRQAKALLNTAINHTTDNPIVNTEARDDLWYSDTPAVNALRVGDDSVFVNSGANFDNTQLAVQMESLGRALAQVIHISAWRTTQLDDGHRTNLPTYLIAKENVGGDGFANIAQSMSGLYAEAMTLTNSATLYGIPTSVGIEETFSNVNLIASRVEKMADIGYEIYAYEVLHTTQGMEIRMRDQDKQMGQGTSHLIEQYRKVVPFVDLDRTYTPDINNGIKFLKSYSVPQ, encoded by the coding sequence ATGAAGAAAAGTGTATTTGCAATGCTAATCGCTGCCAGCCTACCTCTATCTGTCAATGCAGCAACGCACACCTTAGATGGCCGTTCGCTGACCGTTGATCAATTATGGGAAATCGCCCAGCCGGGTGAAGATGTCACTATTTCTAAGACTGGCTGGCAGCGTATTAACGCAGGTTATAAGGCGCCGATCCACGCCGCAGCTGATGGCCGCTCTATCTATGGTTTAACCGTAAATTATGGCGCACTTAAAGATCAGCGTGTTGCAGGTACCTCAGTGGAAGATGAGCCGAACTTTACCGCATCAATCAAGTTCAACGAACGTCAAATGCGCATTCAAGCCGCAGGTGTCGAGCCGTTCATCTCTGAGCGCGAATCTAAAATGGCGATGATCATTCGTCTTAACCAAATGGCGGCAGGTTACACAGCGATGAGCACCGAAGGTGCACAGGCCTTTATCGACTACATCAACGCAGATGTGACTCCACTTATCCCAAGCCGCGGCTCATCTGGCGCTAACGATCTCAGTTTAGCGACTCACATCGGCTTATCCCTAATGGGTGAGTGGGATGTGATGTATAAAGGTGAGCGCCGTAACTCGAAAGAGGTTCGCGATGAGCTAGATCTTAAGCCATACAGGCCTTTTGGCTTAGATGGGATCTCTATCTTATCTAACGGTAACGTGGCCGAAGCACAAAATATCGCGGCGGTGAAAAAAGCCGAACACCTACTTGAAATCTCACCGATCATTATCGCCTCTTCACTAGAAGCGCTTAACGGTAACGTATCACCTTTCCTTTGGCATACGGTGGACACCAAAGGTTGGCCACAAGGTCATGAAGCAGCAGAAGCGATTCTTGGCGCATTAAAAGGCTCTTACTTATGGGAGTTGGACAGCAAGCGTAACCTGCAAGATCCACTGTCATTCCGCTCATCAGGCTACATTTTAGCGACGGCTAAAGAAGAGCTACGCCAAGCAAAAGCGCTACTTAACACCGCTATCAACCACACGACAGATAACCCAATTGTGAATACCGAAGCCCGTGATGACTTATGGTACAGCGACACACCTGCTGTGAATGCATTACGCGTTGGCGATGACAGTGTTTTTGTTAACTCAGGGGCTAACTTCGACAACACACAACTAGCCGTACAGATGGAGTCTTTAGGCCGTGCACTCGCACAAGTGATCCATATTTCTGCATGGCGTACGACTCAGTTAGATGATGGACACCGTACTAACCTACCGACTTACCTAATTGCAAAAGAGAATGTCGGCGGTGATGGTTTTGCTAATATTGCGCAGTCCATGTCAGGGCTATACGCTGAAGCCATGACACTAACAAACAGCGCAACTCTTTACGGGATACCAACTTCAGTAGGCATCGAAGAGACGTTCAGCAATGTGAACTTAATTGCTTCTCGCGTTGAGAAAATGGCTGACATTGGCTACGAAATTTACGCTTACGAAGTGCTGCATACCACTCAAGGTATGGAAATTCGCATGAGAGACCAAGATAAGCAGATGGGCCAAGGCACTAGCCATCTAATTGAGCAGTACCGTAAAGTGGTACCATTTGTCGATTTAGACCGAACTTACACACCCGATATCAATAACGGTATTAAGTTCCTTAAGTCATACTCAGTTCCACAGTAA